From a region of the Pseudanabaena sp. ABRG5-3 genome:
- the bchL gene encoding ferredoxin:protochlorophyllide reductase (ATP-dependent) iron-sulfur ATP-binding protein, whose product MNKGEDGEGSLQVHQDPSMVIEGALVIAVYGKGGIGKSTTSSNLSAAFSHLGKRVLQIGCDPKHDSTFTLTKRMVPTVIDILETVDFHSEELKTDDFMFEGYNGVMCIEAGGPPAGTGCGGYVTGQTVKLLKEHHLLEDTDVVIFDVLGDVVCGGFAAPLQHAHYCLIVTANDFDSIFAMNRIVAAIQSKAKNYKVRLGGIIANRSEGTDQIDKFNERVGLKTLAHFRTVDAIRRSRLKKCTVFEMEPDPEVLEVQQEYLKLAKGMLENAEPLYAQPLKDRDIFDLLGFD is encoded by the coding sequence ATTAATAAGGGTGAAGATGGAGAAGGTAGCCTTCAGGTGCATCAAGACCCTTCAATGGTCATTGAAGGTGCTTTGGTAATCGCTGTCTATGGTAAAGGTGGTATTGGTAAATCTACAACTTCTTCCAATCTCTCAGCCGCATTTTCGCATCTTGGTAAGCGCGTACTCCAAATTGGTTGTGATCCCAAACATGACAGTACTTTCACCCTCACCAAGAGAATGGTTCCCACTGTTATCGATATTCTCGAAACCGTTGACTTCCATTCTGAAGAGTTGAAAACTGATGACTTCATGTTTGAAGGCTATAACGGCGTAATGTGTATTGAGGCAGGAGGTCCCCCAGCAGGTACTGGTTGTGGCGGCTATGTCACAGGTCAAACTGTAAAACTTCTCAAAGAGCATCATTTACTCGAAGATACTGATGTTGTAATTTTTGATGTATTGGGTGATGTGGTTTGTGGTGGATTTGCGGCTCCTCTACAACACGCTCACTATTGCTTGATTGTTACTGCCAATGACTTTGACTCGATCTTTGCGATGAATCGGATTGTTGCCGCAATTCAATCCAAAGCGAAAAACTATAAGGTGCGTCTCGGTGGCATCATTGCCAACCGTAGCGAAGGAACTGATCAGATTGACAAGTTTAATGAGCGTGTTGGTCTCAAAACCCTTGCCCATTTCCGCACTGTTGATGCCATTCGCCGCAGTCGTTTGAAAAAATGTACAGTGTTTGAAATGGAACCTGATCCTGAGGTTTTAGAAGTCCAGCAGGAATATCTCAAGCTGGCGAAGGGGATGCTAGAAAATGCTGAGCCTTTATATGCTCAACCCCTCAAGGATCGTGACATTTTCGATCTCCTTGGTTTTGACTAA
- the bchB gene encoding ferredoxin:protochlorophyllide reductase (ATP-dependent) subunit B: MELTLWTYEGPPHVGAMRIATGMEGVHYVLHAPQGDTYADLLFTMIERRDRRPPVTYTTFQARDLGGDTAEMVKTSVRDAYERFKPQVMLVGESCTAELIQDQPGSLAKGMNLPIPIVSLELPAYSKKENWGASETLYHLVRTLLLPVVPPPNTPRPKRDPQLRPKANIIGPTALGFRCRDDIREVIKLLAEIGVDVNVVAPMGATPDDLLRIPDADFNICLYPEIALTTCTWLQRSFAQPTIKTVPIGVGATRDFIAEIGKVADIDVSEALKRSQSDTLGNWDVSRLSTAANPNASRLPWYSRSVDSTYLTGKRVFIFGDATHALAAARIATEELGFTLVGIGTYSREFAREVREVAKKHGLEAVISDDYLAVEAKVAEAAPELVLGTQMERHIAKRLGIPCAVISAPIHVQDVPARYSPQMGWEGANVIFDSWVHPLMMGLEEHLIGMFKEDFEFAEGHMSHLHTAPAQELRSPESAIAPTVHAVSNQAVLTPLAQEVEGITWSADGEAELKKIPFFVRGKIKRNTEKFASDRGITSITVETLYEAKAAIGK, translated from the coding sequence ATGGAACTAACCCTCTGGACTTATGAAGGTCCTCCCCATGTGGGAGCGATGCGAATTGCAACTGGTATGGAAGGAGTACATTATGTACTTCATGCGCCGCAGGGCGATACTTACGCTGATTTATTATTTACGATGATCGAAAGACGCGATCGCCGTCCTCCTGTTACCTATACAACTTTCCAAGCTCGCGATCTTGGTGGTGACACTGCGGAGATGGTGAAGACTTCGGTACGCGATGCTTATGAGAGATTTAAGCCTCAGGTCATGCTAGTTGGCGAAAGCTGCACTGCCGAGTTGATTCAGGATCAACCAGGTTCTCTGGCTAAGGGGATGAACTTACCAATTCCCATTGTTAGTTTAGAGTTACCTGCCTATTCTAAAAAGGAAAACTGGGGTGCGAGTGAGACTCTCTATCATTTAGTCCGCACGTTACTGCTGCCCGTTGTGCCGCCGCCAAATACTCCTCGTCCTAAGCGCGATCCCCAGCTTCGCCCGAAAGCAAATATTATTGGACCCACGGCTCTTGGCTTTAGGTGTCGTGATGATATTCGGGAAGTAATTAAGCTATTGGCAGAAATAGGTGTCGATGTAAATGTAGTTGCCCCAATGGGTGCAACTCCCGATGACTTGTTAAGGATTCCTGATGCAGATTTTAATATTTGCCTCTATCCTGAAATTGCTCTCACTACCTGCACTTGGTTACAGCGTAGTTTCGCGCAACCGACGATTAAGACTGTACCGATTGGGGTCGGTGCAACCCGTGATTTTATTGCCGAAATTGGCAAGGTTGCCGATATTGACGTGAGCGAAGCTCTGAAGCGATCGCAGTCTGATACTCTCGGTAACTGGGATGTATCTCGCCTATCGACCGCCGCAAATCCTAATGCTTCCCGTCTTCCTTGGTATTCGCGATCGGTGGATTCTACTTATTTAACGGGTAAGCGCGTGTTTATCTTCGGCGATGCTACCCATGCTCTCGCCGCCGCCAGAATTGCTACTGAAGAATTAGGTTTTACCCTCGTAGGTATTGGAACCTATAGCCGTGAATTTGCGCGGGAAGTGCGCGAAGTTGCCAAGAAGCACGGACTCGAAGCGGTGATTAGTGATGACTATCTCGCTGTAGAAGCTAAAGTTGCTGAAGCCGCTCCAGAACTAGTGCTTGGCACTCAGATGGAGCGACATATTGCCAAACGCTTGGGTATTCCCTGCGCGGTAATTTCTGCGCCAATCCATGTTCAAGATGTGCCTGCTCGTTACTCACCGCAAATGGGTTGGGAAGGCGCGAATGTGATTTTTGATAGCTGGGTACATCCTTTGATGATGGGTCTAGAAGAGCATTTGATTGGCATGTTCAAGGAAGACTTCGAGTTTGCGGAGGGTCATATGAGCCATCTGCATACTGCACCAGCACAAGAGTTACGATCGCCCGAATCAGCGATCGCCCCGACAGTTCATGCTGTTTCTAATCAAGCTGTTCTTACACCCTTAGCTCAAGAGGTTGAAGGCATTACTTGGAGTGCGGATGGTGAAGCTGAGTTAAAGAAGATTCCCTTCTTTGTACGTGGCAAGATCAAACGCAATACTGAGAAATTTGCTAGTGATCGCGGTATCACTTCGATCACCGTAGAAACTCTCTACGAAGCAAAAGCAGCGATCGGCAAGTAA
- a CDS encoding ferredoxin:protochlorophyllide reductase (ATP-dependent) subunit N → MALEPCTEVPAINTQKINTDLAVLKERGQREVFCGLTGIVWLHRKMQDAFFLVVGSRTCAHLIQSAAGVMIFAEPRFGTAILGERDLAGLADANEELDRVVDQLLERRPDIGTLFLVGSCPSEVIKLDLAKASERLNQRFFPKVRILNYSGSGIETTFTQGEDACLGSMVPVLPHSQDEPSLMVVGSLADVVEDQFQRLFDKLGIPVSFFPPRRAAKLPPIGKGTKLLLAQPFLSDTVRSLISRGATLLPSPYPFGIEGTTAWLKTAADAWNVDKEKFEEAIAPQVNRAKIALERYRQVLTGRKAFLFPDSQLEIPLARFLSRECGMELVEVGTPYIDRLLMDSEINLLPVGTALSEGQDVEKQLDRCREARPDITVCGLGLANPLEAEGMATKWSIELVFSPIHGYDQAADLAELFARPLERRRRLTV, encoded by the coding sequence ATGGCTCTAGAGCCTTGCACAGAAGTTCCTGCTATCAATACTCAAAAAATAAACACCGATCTTGCCGTGCTCAAAGAGCGGGGACAGAGGGAGGTGTTTTGTGGCTTGACGGGAATCGTCTGGTTACACCGCAAAATGCAGGATGCTTTTTTCTTAGTCGTAGGTTCACGAACCTGCGCCCACTTGATTCAGTCTGCGGCTGGAGTGATGATTTTTGCTGAACCAAGATTCGGAACTGCGATTCTCGGTGAACGCGATCTAGCGGGTCTTGCAGATGCAAATGAAGAACTTGATCGCGTTGTTGATCAGTTACTAGAGCGTCGTCCTGATATTGGCACTCTCTTTTTAGTGGGATCATGTCCCTCTGAAGTGATTAAGCTCGATCTTGCCAAGGCTTCTGAACGTCTCAATCAGCGATTCTTTCCCAAAGTTAGAATTCTTAATTATTCAGGTAGTGGCATTGAAACTACCTTTACTCAAGGCGAAGATGCTTGTTTAGGATCAATGGTTCCTGTCCTGCCCCATAGCCAAGATGAACCCAGTCTAATGGTGGTAGGTAGTCTTGCCGATGTGGTAGAAGATCAGTTCCAAAGACTATTCGATAAATTAGGCATTCCTGTGAGTTTCTTTCCGCCGCGTCGTGCTGCCAAATTGCCACCGATTGGCAAAGGGACAAAACTACTGTTAGCTCAACCTTTTCTGAGTGACACAGTGCGATCGCTGATTTCACGGGGTGCGACATTATTACCATCGCCCTATCCCTTTGGTATCGAGGGTACAACCGCATGGCTAAAAACAGCCGCAGATGCTTGGAATGTGGATAAGGAGAAATTTGAAGAGGCGATCGCTCCTCAAGTGAATCGCGCCAAAATTGCCCTAGAGCGATATCGCCAAGTCTTGACAGGTCGCAAAGCCTTTCTATTCCCCGACTCACAATTGGAAATTCCATTGGCTCGTTTTCTCTCTAGAGAATGCGGCATGGAGCTAGTCGAAGTAGGCACGCCCTATATTGATCGCCTGTTAATGGATAGTGAAATTAATCTGTTACCAGTCGGTACAGCCCTTTCAGAAGGTCAGGATGTAGAAAAGCAACTTGATCGTTGCCGTGAAGCCCGTCCTGATATTACCGTCTGTGGTCTAGGACTTGCGAACCCTCTCGAAGCAGAAGGTATGGCTACAAAATGGTCAATTGAATTAGTGTTTTCGCCAATTCACGGTTACGACCAAGCCGCCGATTTAGCAGAGCTATTTGCTCGTCCACTTGAGAGAAGAAGAAGATTAACTGTCTAA
- a CDS encoding DUF554 domain-containing protein has protein sequence MLDFWTKTSGTWINIFAIALGTFLGLILRGRFLSQVLPILKQAIGLITMFVSINMANSLLKVKAGVLDGVILSLIALIIGGVIGELSQLEKHLESVGDWLKAKFKGKGKFTEGFVAASLLFCIGPMAIIGSLNNGLTGDNNLLALKSALDGFISIVFASTYGIGVGFSALPVGLYQGIMSVLAGNLAQSLPDPANAQPVLIITGVGGLMLLGLGLNLLELAKVRVASFLPALAIAPLVYWLADSFK, from the coding sequence ATGCTAGATTTTTGGACAAAAACCAGTGGTACTTGGATTAATATCTTCGCGATCGCCCTTGGTACATTTTTAGGATTAATCCTGCGAGGACGATTTCTTTCGCAAGTTTTGCCAATTCTCAAACAGGCGATCGGGCTAATCACCATGTTTGTCAGCATTAACATGGCAAATAGCTTACTCAAGGTTAAAGCTGGAGTTTTGGATGGAGTGATCTTATCTTTGATTGCTTTAATTATTGGTGGCGTGATTGGCGAACTCAGTCAACTTGAGAAACATTTAGAATCCGTTGGCGACTGGTTAAAAGCTAAATTTAAGGGAAAAGGCAAGTTTACAGAAGGTTTTGTTGCAGCAAGCCTGTTGTTTTGTATTGGACCAATGGCAATTATTGGTAGTCTCAACAATGGATTGACTGGCGATAATAACCTACTAGCGTTGAAATCAGCCCTTGACGGTTTTATTTCGATCGTATTTGCCAGCACTTATGGCATTGGTGTAGGTTTCTCAGCCTTACCTGTTGGGCTTTACCAAGGCATTATGTCAGTCCTTGCAGGCAACTTAGCCCAAAGCTTACCAGACCCAGCTAATGCTCAACCCGTACTCATCATTACTGGCGTTGGCGGATTAATGCTGTTGGGACTCGGTTTAAATTTATTAGAACTAGCCAAAGTCCGCGTTGCCTCTTTTTTACCAGCACTGGCGATCGCACCTTTAGTCTATTGGCTTGCCGACAGCTTCAAATAA
- a CDS encoding PP2C family protein-serine/threonine phosphatase encodes MSLSLPPRNRSLPPQPDIDNASVMVMKDLKDLLRRMSQDQNKIHELLSFLGYALRSFSNLNQFLELIPLIASRVTDSDGGALILFKASGQMRLESLHCPERNQGGMKAKQVRTAIERAIQQVLTGSPTALDEMVSRYLGADVHLFGTSVLVKNSVRGRLYIFSRKPDYVWTDNKRTLMRLVADQTSVGLENHELTTELIKKERQDREMEIGAEIQRQLLPRSCPKIQGIEIAARCSTASRVGGDYYDFIPMQKGDRWSFVVGDVMGKGVPAGLIMTMTRGMLRAEVLNNHSPSKILEHLNEVMYEDLEKSHRFVTMFYSEYDPATQILSFSNAAHTPALHWRSKSRSVHALDTMGALIGLEAGSKYEERSTHLDAGDVVIYYTDGFTEAASPEGDRFDEENLRKALDWACQNCFPLSEDVTRPQMILDYIFQEVQNFIGEGHTHTDDMTLVVLQIKEKAPAN; translated from the coding sequence ATGTCTCTATCATTGCCACCTAGAAATAGATCGCTCCCACCACAGCCCGATATAGACAATGCGTCTGTGATGGTGATGAAAGATCTCAAAGATCTGCTCAGGCGCATGAGTCAAGATCAAAATAAAATCCATGAGCTGCTTAGCTTCTTGGGTTACGCTCTCCGCAGCTTTAGTAATCTCAATCAATTTCTGGAATTAATTCCCCTTATTGCCAGTCGTGTGACTGACTCCGATGGTGGTGCGCTAATTTTATTTAAGGCAAGCGGACAAATGCGCCTTGAGTCTCTACATTGTCCTGAACGCAATCAGGGGGGCATGAAAGCTAAACAGGTGCGTACTGCGATCGAGCGGGCAATTCAGCAGGTTTTAACAGGTAGTCCCACAGCCCTGGATGAAATGGTCAGTCGCTATTTAGGGGCAGATGTACATTTGTTTGGGACATCGGTACTAGTCAAAAATTCTGTACGTGGGCGGCTCTATATCTTTAGCCGTAAGCCTGATTATGTCTGGACAGATAATAAGCGCACCTTGATGCGTTTGGTCGCCGATCAAACTTCAGTGGGACTAGAAAATCATGAACTCACTACCGAATTAATTAAAAAAGAGCGCCAAGATCGGGAGATGGAGATCGGCGCAGAAATCCAAAGACAACTCTTACCGCGCAGTTGCCCCAAGATTCAAGGCATTGAGATCGCGGCACGATGTTCTACCGCTAGCCGTGTTGGTGGCGACTATTATGACTTTATCCCGATGCAAAAAGGCGATCGCTGGAGTTTCGTAGTCGGCGATGTCATGGGTAAAGGTGTCCCCGCAGGACTGATCATGACAATGACACGGGGCATGTTACGCGCCGAAGTATTAAATAATCATTCCCCTAGCAAAATTTTGGAACATCTCAACGAAGTGATGTATGAGGATCTCGAAAAATCCCATCGCTTTGTCACTATGTTTTATTCGGAGTATGATCCTGCAACGCAAATTCTCTCCTTTAGCAATGCCGCCCATACCCCTGCATTACATTGGCGCTCTAAGAGTCGGAGTGTCCATGCCCTTGATACGATGGGCGCTTTAATCGGCTTAGAAGCTGGTTCTAAATATGAAGAACGCAGTACCCATCTAGATGCTGGCGATGTCGTTATTTATTACACCGATGGCTTTACAGAAGCAGCAAGTCCTGAAGGCGATCGGTTTGATGAAGAGAACCTCCGCAAAGCGTTAGACTGGGCTTGTCAGAATTGCTTCCCCCTTTCTGAGGATGTCACACGTCCTCAGATGATTCTTGACTACATCTTCCAAGAAGTGCAAAACTTTATCGGAGAGGGGCATACTCATACTGATGATATGACCCTAGTAGTCTTGCAAATCAAAGAAAAGGCTCCAGCAAATTAA